The Grus americana isolate bGruAme1 chromosome 8, bGruAme1.mat, whole genome shotgun sequence genome includes a region encoding these proteins:
- the TMEM125 gene encoding transmembrane protein 125, which yields MPELAELSTPRTPADADHIQRNILEEHVELWWFQDPKKSILCYGMAVVLILACGIGGIILLYSTSSRSGEWRLAVGTTLCLLALLVLLKQLLSSAIQDMNCIRSRDQIELLKSGGFSDCLVLLLSALVLVVCGVVLTILSTTTMQLSPARPLASMFTSGVVLLTAGSAILLCLLLYLLCTSCHQAAPRSLETGEIRVFTISGRLAANRRLPPTSSMANLI from the coding sequence ATGCcggagctggcagagctgagcaccCCCCGCACCCCTGCAGACGCGGACCACATCCAGAGGAACATCCTGGAGGAGCACGTGGAACTCTGGTGGTTCCAGGACCCCAAGAAGTCCATCCTGTGCTATGGGATGGCTGTGGTGCTGATCCTGGCCTGCGGGATCGGGGGCATCATCCTGCTGTATAGCACGAGCAGCCGGTCTGGGGAGTGGCGGCTGGCCGTGGGCACCACACTCTGCCTCCTGGCCCTGCTCGTGCTGctgaagcagctgctgagctctgcaaTCCAGGACATGAACTGCATCCGCAGCCGGGATCAGATTGAGCTCCTGAAGAGTGGGGGCTTCTCAGactgcctggtgctgctgctcagtgcCCTGGTGCTGGTGGTCTGCGGGGTCGTGCTCACCATCCTCTCCACCACAACCAtgcagctcagccctgcacGGCCACTGGCCAGCATGTTCACCAGCGGGGTTGTCCTCCTGACTGCTGGCAGTGccatcctcctctgcctgctgctctaCCTGCTCTGCACCTCCTGCCACCAGGCTGCTCCTCGGAGCCTGGAGACCGGCGAGATCCGTGTCTTCACCATCTCCGGCCGCCTCGCCGCTAACAGGCGGCTTCCTCCCACCTCCAGCATGGCCAACCTGATCTGA
- the C8H1orf210 gene encoding type III endosome membrane protein TEMP isoform X2 encodes MPRHGTLLMPFPSLRSLNLSSNALLALSPAVFSNLGALRLLDLSSCSIAYLHTDAFKGLGNLHTLLLRNNNLQELEVPFFLPLKALFHLDLQHNALVSVNALSLELMEAVPQVRLEGNPWVCDCTAHPLQQWLQRRQAVQVTCASPPELQGREVAALDSQDLGCQMKQRFPREVSTVQQTTVAHSNTTTPPSRKGGRSWPYLVGFLVAAISISILIALAAKCKLFHKNFASYRHRPLPETSSTGGSPMEDGSSWDRGWGASKNHPMPSAASLQAEDDDGFIEDNYIQPSEQQREEEEWESHLSI; translated from the exons ATGCCCCGTCACGGGACTCTCTTGatgcctttcccttccctgcgcTCCCTCAACCTCTCTAGCAATGCCCTGCTGGCGCTGAGCCCAGCAGTCTTCTCCAACCTCGGGGCACTACGTCTGCTGGAcctgagcagctgcagcattGCCTACCTCCACACAGACGCTTTCAAGGGCTTGGGAAACTTGCACACACTGCTCCTAAGAAATAACAATCTGCAAGAGCTTGAGGTCCCTTTCTTCCTGCCGCTGAAGGCTCTTTTCCACCTGGACCTGCAGCACAACGCACTGGTCTCTGTGAACGCTTTGAGCCTGGAGCTGATGGAGGCAGTCCCGCAGGTCCGGCTGGAAGGGAACCCCTGGGTCTGTGACTGCACCGCGCACCCTCTGCAGCAGTGGCTGCAGCGCAGGCAAG CTGTGCAGGTGACCTGTGCATCACCCCCGGAGCTGCAGGGCCGGGAGGTTGCAGCTCTGGATTCCCAGGACCTGGGCTGCCAGATGAAGCAGCGGTTTCCTCGGGAGGTCAGCACGGTGCAGCAGACCACAGTGGCCCACAGCAACA CCACCACACCGCCCTccaggaagggaggaaggagctggcCGTACCTGGTGGGCTTCCTGGTGGCAGCAATCAGCATCTCCATCCTGATTGCGCTGGCTGCCAAGTGCAAGCTCTTCCACAAGAACTTCGCCAGCTACCGTCACCGGCCGCTGCCCGAGACCAGCTCCACTGGAGGCAGTCCCATGGAGGACGGCAGCAGCTGggacaggggctggggggccagCAAGAACCATCCCATGCCCAGTGCTGCCAGTCTGCAAGCTGAGGATGATGATGGCTTCATTGAGGACAACTACATCCAGCCAAGTGAGCAGCAgcgggaggaagaggagtgggAGTCGCACCTCTCCATctga
- the C8H1orf210 gene encoding type III endosome membrane protein TEMP isoform X1 has product MAPACLLRVCSLLCAWSLVTGHPCSLDHQGWADCNGKSLLHAPSSLPSNITGLDLSFNSLVMPRHGTLLMPFPSLRSLNLSSNALLALSPAVFSNLGALRLLDLSSCSIAYLHTDAFKGLGNLHTLLLRNNNLQELEVPFFLPLKALFHLDLQHNALVSVNALSLELMEAVPQVRLEGNPWVCDCTAHPLQQWLQRRQAVQVTCASPPELQGREVAALDSQDLGCQMKQRFPREVSTVQQTTVAHSNTTTPPSRKGGRSWPYLVGFLVAAISISILIALAAKCKLFHKNFASYRHRPLPETSSTGGSPMEDGSSWDRGWGASKNHPMPSAASLQAEDDDGFIEDNYIQPSEQQREEEEWESHLSI; this is encoded by the exons ATGGCTCCTGCCTGCTTGCTCAGGGTCTGCAGCCTCCTCTGCGCCTGGTCATTGGTGACGGGACATCCCTGCAGCCTTGACCACCAG GGATGGGCAGACTGCAACGGGAAGAGCCTCCTGCACGCTCCAAGTTCCCTTCCAAGCAACATCACCGGTTTGGACCTCTCCTTCAACTCCTTGGTCATGCCCCGTCACGGGACTCTCTTGatgcctttcccttccctgcgcTCCCTCAACCTCTCTAGCAATGCCCTGCTGGCGCTGAGCCCAGCAGTCTTCTCCAACCTCGGGGCACTACGTCTGCTGGAcctgagcagctgcagcattGCCTACCTCCACACAGACGCTTTCAAGGGCTTGGGAAACTTGCACACACTGCTCCTAAGAAATAACAATCTGCAAGAGCTTGAGGTCCCTTTCTTCCTGCCGCTGAAGGCTCTTTTCCACCTGGACCTGCAGCACAACGCACTGGTCTCTGTGAACGCTTTGAGCCTGGAGCTGATGGAGGCAGTCCCGCAGGTCCGGCTGGAAGGGAACCCCTGGGTCTGTGACTGCACCGCGCACCCTCTGCAGCAGTGGCTGCAGCGCAGGCAAG CTGTGCAGGTGACCTGTGCATCACCCCCGGAGCTGCAGGGCCGGGAGGTTGCAGCTCTGGATTCCCAGGACCTGGGCTGCCAGATGAAGCAGCGGTTTCCTCGGGAGGTCAGCACGGTGCAGCAGACCACAGTGGCCCACAGCAACA CCACCACACCGCCCTccaggaagggaggaaggagctggcCGTACCTGGTGGGCTTCCTGGTGGCAGCAATCAGCATCTCCATCCTGATTGCGCTGGCTGCCAAGTGCAAGCTCTTCCACAAGAACTTCGCCAGCTACCGTCACCGGCCGCTGCCCGAGACCAGCTCCACTGGAGGCAGTCCCATGGAGGACGGCAGCAGCTGggacaggggctggggggccagCAAGAACCATCCCATGCCCAGTGCTGCCAGTCTGCAAGCTGAGGATGATGATGGCTTCATTGAGGACAACTACATCCAGCCAAGTGAGCAGCAgcgggaggaagaggagtgggAGTCGCACCTCTCCATctga